The DNA segment CGGCGGACTGGACCGCCGCACCGCAAGATGATCTGGCGCTGATCCCCAATGTGCATGACAACGTGTTCCAAAAGGCCTTTGACACGCTGGACCAGCAGCTTGCCCAAAATCGCGGCGCGTAGCATCATTTGGTCAACGCGCCGCCCTGATCTCCTACATCCCAGAACAGCCCTGTCATGATCTGGACCGCCTCGCGCATCAGGGGCAGCAAGGCGTGCTCGTCTGGGGCGTGCTGGTTGCAGCCGCCATAGGAATGCGGCACCCAGACGGTTGGCACACCTAGCGTATGGGCAAAGCATTCGTTGGGTAGTGAGCCGCCCAGATTGGGCATCAGTGCAGGGGGCTTGCCAGTGGTGGCTAGCAACGACGCCGCGGCGAGTTTCACCCAAGGACTGTTCAGCGGTGCGCGGGTGGCGTGAAAAATCGTCTCGCGCGTGGCATCGAGTTGCACTTGTTCAAACCCGTTGCGGTCCAGATGGCGACGCAGCGCGGGCAAAATGTCATCGGGGTCGGTGCCCACAACATAGCGCAACTGGCAATGGCCGACAGCAGCCCCCGGAATGGCATTGACCGGACGCTCTGGCGTGCCGGCATGTAGTGCGAGCACCTCAAAGCTGTTCCAGCCGAAAACGCGTTCTTCGGGGCGCAGGTCCGGCTCGCCCCAGTTGCGGTCAATCTGCGGCAGGTCAGGATGATCGGGCAGGGTGATATCAGCCAAAGCAGCGCGTACTTCGGCGGTCAGGCTGTCGGGGCGCCATTCGGGCACAAGGATTGCGCCGCGCGCATCGGTAATACAGGCCAACGCCTGCGCCAGTATCACGGCAGGATTGGCCAGCAACCCGCCCCAATTGCCAGAGTGATGTGCGCCTTCGCGCAGATCAACCGTCAGCGAGAAATTCACGGCACCGCGCGTGCCCAAAAAGATCGTGGGCCGCGCGGGGTCGATCCGCGGACCGTCAGAGGCGATCAGCACATCTGCCGCCAGCCGCACCTTTTGCGCAGCGCAAAACTCGGCCAGACCGGGCGAGCCTGTCTCTTCGCCCGTTTCGATCAGAATCTTGGAATTAAAGCCCAGCTTCCCCCCGCGCGCGGCCATCACATGACCCAGCGCGCGGATATTGATGAAATGCTGGCCCTTATTGTCGGCCACACCGCGCCCGTAAACCCGATCTTCGACGCGGTGCAAGGTCCAAGGGTCGCGGTCGTCTGCCCAGCGCCCCTCATGGCCCATAATCACATCGCCATGCCCGTAGGTCAGCACAGTCGGCAGGTTTTCCCCCTCATGCCGTTCTGCGGTCAGAAGCGGATAGGGCACGCCAAGAGGGTTGTCATGCAGCGTGACCGTATAGCCCATCGCTTCCAGCATCGGGCGCATGTGCTGATCCAGATAGGTGCGCAACTCTGCGCCGCGCTCCGGGTTCTGGCTTTCGGTCGGCACTGCGATCAGTCGCGCAAGATCGTCCAGAAAGCGGCCAGAGTCAAAATCTGACACCGCATGTTCCACTGCCTGTTGTCTGTCCATTCCTGCCTCCTGACTGTTTGGCATCCATAGGCCGCATCGGGCACGCGGGTGCAACCCCTGACTGTGCAAACCCCCTGCCTGACAGGTCATGTTGCCTGTATCATTCGCAGCACAGGGCTGGCGCTACAGGCTGTCCAGCACCCGCTGATACAGGCGCATCACAGCCTCGGTGGCAGAATGGTGCCGGTGCCGGATCACGAAATATGGCTCGACCATAATATTCTCGGCAATATCCAGAACCGCCAAGCGCGCACCAATTCCGGTTTCGGTCAGCAGGTCCGCCACCTCTTTGGCTTGCGGGGTTATGACGTCACCCGCAGACAGCATCGTCAGCGCCACCAGCAAAGACGAACTGTTCGAGACCTGATCCGGCAGGGATTGCCCCGCAAGGAAAAACGCATTCTCGACCGCCTGCCGGATCGGGGTGCCCCGATCCTGCATCACCCATTCAAACTGGCGCAGCTTTTCAAGGGCACCGCCGCGCTCGGCCGCAAGCGGGTGGTTTTCATTAACCAGAAGTGCCACACGTTCGGTTCTGGCAGGCGTGATTTCCAAATCCGTAGCATCATATCCGGTGGGCAGACGCGAGATGATGAAATCGAAATTGCGTTCTTCCAGCCCGCGCGCCAACTCTGCCGAGGGGGCGACATGGATCGTTACCTCAATATCCGGGGCGAATTGGCGAAGATGGCGCACCGCCGGGACGACATAGCCGACCGCAGGGCCCGTGACAGCGCCGATACGCACTTTTCCAGACTTGCCAGAGCGGATCATCTGCAACTCATTCTCAAGCGTTTCAAACTCGCTCAGGATCACACTGGCACGGCGCAGAAAGGTTTGGCCAATCGCGGTCGGCATCATACCGCGCGGCAGGCGCTCGAAAATGGCAGCGCCAATATCAGCCTCTATCTCGGCCAGAATTCGCGAGGCAGCGGGCTGCGAAATGGCCAGTTGGTCAGCGGCCAGTTGCAACTTTCCCGTATCGGCAATGCTCAGGAGCAGCCGCAGATGTGATGACTTGAGGCGAGCAATGGACAGCATGACGCAAAGCATAATGTTAATGATATGGATATTGCAACTAATATGATTTGTCCGGGATGCTTTGTTTCGATAAAGTTTGCCGTGTCAGAGCGCCCGGCCATGAATGCCCACGCGCCAAGACATTTCTCTGGGAGGAGCATGAAATGACTTACAAACTTGTGGCCGCATCTGTGGTCGGAATGACACTTGCCACCGGTGCGATTGCCGAGGGCATGGTGGGCATCGCAATGCCCACACAATCCTCTGCGCGCTGGATCTCGGATGGTCAGGCGATGGTCAGCCAATTCGAAGAAGCGGGTTACACAACCATCCTGCAATATGCCGAAGATGATATCCCCAACCAGCTTGCGCAGATTGAGAACATGGTCACGAATGGCGTGGATGTTCTGGTCATCGCGGCAATTGACGGGACAACCTTGTCGAACGCGTTGGAGAACGCGCATTTCGCCGGGGTCGAGATCATCGCCTATGACCGGCTGATCCGCGACAGTGAACATGTCAGCTACTATGC comes from the Roseinatronobacter monicus genome and includes:
- a CDS encoding LysR family transcriptional regulator gives rise to the protein MLSIARLKSSHLRLLLSIADTGKLQLAADQLAISQPAASRILAEIEADIGAAIFERLPRGMMPTAIGQTFLRRASVILSEFETLENELQMIRSGKSGKVRIGAVTGPAVGYVVPAVRHLRQFAPDIEVTIHVAPSAELARGLEERNFDFIISRLPTGYDATDLEITPARTERVALLVNENHPLAAERGGALEKLRQFEWVMQDRGTPIRQAVENAFFLAGQSLPDQVSNSSSLLVALTMLSAGDVITPQAKEVADLLTETGIGARLAVLDIAENIMVEPYFVIRHRHHSATEAVMRLYQRVLDSL
- a CDS encoding M20 family metallopeptidase, which gives rise to MDRQQAVEHAVSDFDSGRFLDDLARLIAVPTESQNPERGAELRTYLDQHMRPMLEAMGYTVTLHDNPLGVPYPLLTAERHEGENLPTVLTYGHGDVIMGHEGRWADDRDPWTLHRVEDRVYGRGVADNKGQHFINIRALGHVMAARGGKLGFNSKILIETGEETGSPGLAEFCAAQKVRLAADVLIASDGPRIDPARPTIFLGTRGAVNFSLTVDLREGAHHSGNWGGLLANPAVILAQALACITDARGAILVPEWRPDSLTAEVRAALADITLPDHPDLPQIDRNWGEPDLRPEERVFGWNSFEVLALHAGTPERPVNAIPGAAVGHCQLRYVVGTDPDDILPALRRHLDRNGFEQVQLDATRETIFHATRAPLNSPWVKLAAASLLATTGKPPALMPNLGGSLPNECFAHTLGVPTVWVPHSYGGCNQHAPDEHALLPLMREAVQIMTGLFWDVGDQGGALTK